From Euzebya sp., one genomic window encodes:
- a CDS encoding 3-phenylpropionate/cinnamic acid dioxygenase subunit beta: MTFDTTDLDAHHVRIPGADERHHRVVDFLVDEAALLDRRAHHEWLALLEPDIRYLVPVRVTTGHTLATSTSAMSHFDEDMYSLRKRVERFDTEHAWAEDPPSRTRRHLSGIRCWQTGDDAVTAISNLLLFRSRGDVHEPDLISCARRDLLRQVDGALRLAHREVWLDESVLRTQNLAVFL; the protein is encoded by the coding sequence ATGACCTTCGACACCACCGACCTCGATGCCCACCACGTCCGCATCCCCGGTGCGGACGAGCGCCACCACCGGGTCGTCGACTTCCTGGTCGACGAGGCGGCGCTGCTCGATCGTCGGGCCCACCACGAGTGGCTGGCGCTGCTCGAGCCGGACATCCGGTACCTGGTGCCCGTCCGGGTGACCACCGGCCACACGCTGGCGACCAGCACGTCGGCGATGAGCCACTTCGACGAGGACATGTACTCCCTCCGCAAGCGCGTCGAGCGGTTCGACACCGAGCACGCGTGGGCGGAGGACCCCCCGTCGCGGACCCGTCGCCACCTCTCGGGCATCCGCTGCTGGCAGACCGGCGACGACGCGGTCACCGCGATCAGCAACCTGCTGCTGTTCCGCAGCCGCGGCGACGTCCACGAGCCGGACCTGATCTCGTGCGCCCGCCGCGACCTGCTGCGCCAGGTCGACGGCGCCCTGCGGCTGGCCCACCGCGAGGTGTGGCTCGACGAGTCCGTCCTGCGGACCCAGAACCTGGCGGTGTTCCTGTGA
- a CDS encoding FadR/GntR family transcriptional regulator codes for MTAGASMPSRGTLVPIRNERVHEKVARQLRDSILDGHYGPGDRLPSERELIEALGVGRPAVRQALQVLEHQGLVKVHLGANGGAVVTDVGLGPALQSLVNLFATRRITPTQFVDAKAVLEPAISAAVATAITDDELAELRRNVDDSTAALDGRRDDLLWLTLEFHRVVARATQNPMLELTLLAFTEVAMYIPEFHGGSDPGWRGIVDDHVRLLDALEARDPDRVHELMVAHLQIVVDAFDTDGGDTPP; via the coding sequence ATGACCGCAGGCGCGTCGATGCCGTCGAGGGGGACGCTCGTCCCGATCCGCAACGAGCGGGTGCACGAGAAGGTGGCGCGCCAGCTGCGCGACAGCATCCTCGACGGCCACTACGGCCCCGGCGATCGGCTGCCCTCGGAGCGTGAGCTGATCGAGGCGCTCGGCGTCGGCCGCCCCGCGGTCCGACAGGCGCTGCAGGTGCTCGAGCACCAGGGGCTGGTGAAGGTCCACCTGGGCGCCAACGGCGGCGCGGTGGTCACCGACGTCGGCCTCGGGCCGGCGCTGCAGTCACTCGTCAACCTGTTCGCCACCCGGCGGATCACACCGACGCAGTTCGTGGATGCGAAGGCGGTCCTCGAGCCCGCGATCAGCGCTGCCGTGGCGACGGCGATCACGGACGACGAGCTCGCCGAGCTCCGGCGCAACGTCGACGACTCGACCGCTGCCCTCGACGGTCGGCGGGACGACCTGCTCTGGCTGACCCTCGAGTTCCACCGGGTGGTGGCCCGAGCCACCCAGAACCCGATGCTCGAGCTGACCCTCCTCGCCTTCACCGAGGTGGCGATGTACATCCCGGAGTTCCACGGCGGGTCCGACCCCGGCTGGCGCGGGATCGTGGATGACCACGTGCGCCTGCTCGACGCCTTGGAGGCACGCGACCCCGATCGGGTCCACGAGCTGATGGTCGCGCACCTCCAGATCGTCGTCGACGCCTTCGACACCGATGGCGGCGACACGCCGCCCTAG
- a CDS encoding class II aldolase/adducin family protein: protein MTALRETVATACRVLAREGLVSGILGHVSARTDDDELLIRCRGPQERGLRRSDPDEVWRVSTDARPVDLPDGFALPKEVHIHTALMRRRPEVGAVVHAHPPAALLYGLAGERVRPVIGAYNIPALRLALGGVPVYPRSVLISRPELGEELAEAMGSRDVCVMRGHGIAVTGETVEQAVVRAINLDVLLDLTVKLVALGVTPDAVPPTDLAELPDLGSAFNDQLVWRSLVAEVEAEDRVGLVS, encoded by the coding sequence GTGACAGCCCTGCGAGAGACCGTCGCGACCGCGTGCCGTGTGCTGGCCCGTGAGGGGCTGGTCAGCGGGATCCTGGGCCACGTGTCCGCCCGCACCGACGACGACGAGCTGCTGATCCGCTGCCGCGGGCCGCAGGAGCGCGGGCTGCGCCGCAGCGACCCGGACGAGGTGTGGCGGGTCTCGACCGACGCCCGGCCCGTCGACCTCCCGGATGGCTTCGCGCTGCCGAAGGAGGTGCACATCCACACCGCGCTGATGCGGCGCAGGCCCGAGGTCGGGGCGGTCGTGCACGCCCACCCGCCGGCCGCCCTGCTGTACGGCCTGGCCGGCGAGCGGGTCCGGCCGGTCATCGGGGCGTACAACATCCCTGCGCTGCGCCTGGCGCTCGGCGGCGTCCCGGTGTACCCGCGGTCGGTGCTGATCAGCCGACCCGAGCTCGGTGAGGAGCTGGCGGAGGCGATGGGCAGCCGCGACGTGTGCGTCATGCGGGGCCACGGCATCGCGGTCACGGGGGAGACCGTCGAGCAGGCGGTCGTCCGCGCGATCAACCTGGACGTGCTGCTCGACCTCACCGTGAAGCTGGTCGCGCTCGGCGTCACACCAGACGCGGTCCCGCCGACGGACCTCGCGGAGCTGCCCGACCTGGGATCGGCGTTCAACGACCAGCTGGTCTGGCGGTCGCTGGTCGCCGAGGTCGAGGCGGAGGACCGGGTGGGTCTCGTCTCCTAG
- a CDS encoding dihydrodiol dehydrogenase, with protein sequence MSDGRPEAPATDGPLQELANEFAVVHVQRVHTHNGVRLEITSPRLGRSIRLDPVELESLTWQTPATFTAFMETPFGPEGDDDVASAQEEGR encoded by the coding sequence GTGAGCGACGGCCGGCCGGAGGCCCCGGCGACCGACGGCCCGCTGCAGGAGCTGGCCAACGAGTTCGCCGTCGTGCACGTCCAGCGGGTCCACACCCACAACGGCGTCCGGCTCGAGATCACCTCCCCGCGGCTCGGCCGGTCGATCCGGCTGGATCCCGTCGAGCTCGAATCCCTCACCTGGCAGACGCCCGCGACCTTCACCGCCTTCATGGAGACCCCCTTCGGTCCCGAGGGGGACGACGACGTCGCGTCGGCGCAGGAGGAGGGTCGGTGA
- a CDS encoding Rieske 2Fe-2S domain-containing protein — translation MNLDSILSDIRRGLIPAGVYTDPELFELETRRVFGRAWMFLAHESEIPDPGDYVVRRIVDDSFIVVRDETGAVQVLLNMCLHRGMQVCRAEVGNASHFRCPYHAWTYANTGELAGVPFHRDAYGGEEGLRRKGVRLVSPPRVDTHAGMIFATLDEGAPDLHDYLGGFEFYMDFYLDQSPAGAELRGPQRFRVKANWKIGAENFSGDTYHTPHTHASVVDIDLFSAPKAAKRKEGALYFAGTGGGTTYKLPTDDARENLRYIGYPDEMIDRMLAHWDPAQQKMAGAAGFMPSAATVLPNLSFVHNWPVVDDEGLVVPFISVRQWHPISATETEVLSWFAVAADAPQWYKDASYKAYLMCFGSSGMFEQDDVENWTSITHVARGQLAQSLNLYNRMGWTRDGRDVSPPIDWPAPGRAYTGFSEHNQRALLDLWADYMADDTPTGTAAADAGVIGRTDTLA, via the coding sequence ATGAACCTCGACTCGATCCTCAGCGACATCCGCCGGGGGCTGATCCCCGCGGGGGTCTACACCGACCCCGAGCTCTTCGAGCTGGAGACCCGTCGGGTGTTCGGTCGTGCGTGGATGTTCCTGGCCCACGAGTCCGAGATCCCGGACCCGGGCGACTACGTCGTCCGCCGGATCGTCGACGACTCCTTCATCGTCGTCCGCGACGAGACCGGCGCCGTGCAGGTCCTGTTGAACATGTGCCTCCACCGCGGCATGCAGGTCTGCCGGGCCGAGGTCGGCAACGCCTCGCACTTCCGCTGCCCGTACCACGCGTGGACCTACGCCAACACCGGCGAGCTCGCTGGCGTCCCGTTCCACCGCGACGCCTACGGCGGGGAGGAGGGCCTGCGGCGCAAGGGCGTGCGGCTGGTCAGCCCCCCGCGCGTCGACACCCACGCGGGCATGATCTTCGCCACCCTCGACGAGGGGGCGCCGGACCTCCACGACTACCTGGGCGGGTTCGAGTTCTACATGGACTTCTACCTGGACCAGAGCCCGGCGGGCGCCGAGCTCCGCGGGCCGCAGCGGTTCCGCGTCAAGGCCAACTGGAAGATCGGCGCCGAGAACTTCTCTGGCGACACCTACCACACCCCGCACACCCACGCGAGCGTCGTCGACATCGACCTGTTCAGCGCGCCGAAGGCCGCCAAGCGCAAGGAGGGGGCGCTGTACTTCGCCGGCACCGGCGGGGGGACGACGTACAAGCTCCCGACCGACGACGCCCGCGAGAACCTGCGCTACATCGGCTACCCCGACGAGATGATCGACCGGATGCTGGCGCACTGGGACCCCGCGCAGCAGAAGATGGCCGGTGCGGCGGGCTTCATGCCGTCGGCGGCCACGGTCCTGCCGAACCTCAGCTTCGTGCACAACTGGCCCGTCGTGGACGACGAGGGGCTGGTCGTCCCCTTCATCTCGGTCCGGCAGTGGCACCCGATCAGCGCGACGGAGACCGAGGTGCTGTCCTGGTTCGCCGTCGCCGCCGACGCGCCGCAGTGGTACAAGGACGCGTCCTACAAGGCGTACCTGATGTGCTTCGGCTCATCCGGCATGTTCGAGCAGGACGATGTCGAGAACTGGACCTCGATCACCCACGTCGCGCGGGGGCAGCTGGCCCAGTCGCTCAACCTGTACAACCGGATGGGCTGGACCCGGGACGGACGTGACGTGTCCCCCCCGATCGACTGGCCCGCCCCTGGACGCGCCTACACCGGGTTCAGCGAGCACAACCAGCGCGCCCTCCTGGACCTCTGGGCCGACTACATGGCCGACGACACGCCCACCGGAACCGCGGCGGCGGACGCCGGCGTGATTGGCCGGACCGACACCCTCGCGTGA
- a CDS encoding SDR family oxidoreductase — protein sequence MTGRMEGHVALVSGGGSGIGRGVVEAYLREGAQVVVLERSGDKCAELSALGDRAVAVQGDATDPGDNAALVARAVDAFGRVDSLSTFVGVFDGYTHLTDIDDEVFDAAFDETYATNVKSVLLAVRAAAQPLRDSRGAIVVTCSSSSFYAGRGGALYVSSKHALRGLVVQLGHELAPDVRVNGVAPGGTVATDLRGLRALDQHGDRLEDRPGRTEGIRQRTPLQVALTPADHAGAYVYLASGEAPGVTGEIIRSDGGMGVA from the coding sequence GTGACCGGCCGGATGGAGGGCCACGTCGCGCTCGTCAGCGGCGGCGGGTCGGGCATCGGGCGGGGGGTGGTCGAGGCCTACCTGCGCGAGGGGGCGCAGGTGGTGGTCCTCGAGCGCAGCGGCGACAAGTGCGCCGAGCTGAGCGCGCTGGGCGATCGGGCGGTGGCCGTCCAGGGCGACGCGACCGATCCGGGTGACAACGCCGCGCTGGTGGCCCGCGCCGTCGACGCGTTCGGCCGCGTTGACTCCCTCAGCACGTTCGTGGGGGTCTTCGACGGCTACACCCACCTGACCGACATCGACGACGAGGTCTTCGACGCGGCCTTCGACGAGACGTACGCGACCAACGTCAAGTCGGTCCTGCTGGCGGTCCGGGCCGCCGCCCAGCCGCTGCGGGACAGCCGCGGGGCGATCGTCGTGACGTGCTCGAGCTCGAGCTTCTACGCCGGGAGGGGAGGGGCGCTGTACGTGTCGTCCAAGCACGCCCTGCGCGGGCTGGTCGTCCAGCTCGGCCACGAGCTCGCGCCCGACGTGCGGGTCAACGGCGTCGCGCCGGGCGGGACCGTCGCGACCGACCTCCGCGGGCTGCGGGCGCTCGACCAGCACGGCGACCGGCTGGAGGACCGGCCCGGCCGGACCGAGGGGATCCGCCAGCGCACGCCCCTGCAGGTGGCGCTGACGCCCGCGGACCACGCCGGTGCGTACGTCTACCTGGCATCCGGGGAGGCGCCCGGCGTCACGGGGGAGATCATCCGCTCCGACGGCGGGATGGGTGTGGCGTGA